A DNA window from Nitratidesulfovibrio sp. contains the following coding sequences:
- a CDS encoding M23 family metallopeptidase, giving the protein MLAVLLSPLLLAASASPARAAVLALDAPESTGDGKPFVVTVTADAPGDVVLDWRGESVIVPVVPTLAGVDASSAAGPSALPSAGSAAPARWTGQAILAVPLDTKPGTETLRARPAGQPKAAPAVTRAIAVVRAAYPEQRLTVEGKYVNPDKAALDRHEAERARVKAALALRTPERLWMLPMQRPVPGEVSSLFGLRRVFNGEPRALHRGLDLRGEAGEPVKACAAGRVVLAENHYFAGNSVYIDHGMGVVSMYFHLSATDVAPGQMVARGRVIGKVGSTGRVTGPHLHFGMAVLGDMVDPQVLLDPQISLERAPANAGATTRE; this is encoded by the coding sequence ATGCTGGCGGTCCTGTTGTCGCCCCTGCTGCTGGCTGCATCGGCCTCGCCCGCACGGGCGGCGGTGCTGGCGCTGGATGCGCCGGAATCCACCGGCGACGGCAAGCCCTTCGTGGTCACAGTGACGGCGGATGCCCCTGGCGACGTGGTGCTGGACTGGCGCGGCGAGTCCGTCATTGTGCCCGTGGTGCCCACTCTTGCCGGCGTTGACGCCAGTTCCGCTGCCGGACCCTCTGCCCTACCTTCTGCCGGTTCCGCCGCCCCCGCCCGCTGGACCGGGCAGGCCATCCTGGCCGTGCCGCTGGATACAAAGCCGGGCACGGAGACGTTGCGCGCCCGCCCCGCCGGGCAGCCCAAGGCCGCGCCAGCGGTTACCCGCGCCATCGCCGTGGTTCGCGCCGCCTATCCGGAGCAGCGCCTGACCGTGGAAGGCAAGTACGTCAACCCGGACAAGGCCGCGCTGGACCGCCACGAGGCAGAGCGCGCCCGCGTGAAGGCAGCGCTGGCCCTGCGCACTCCGGAACGGCTGTGGATGCTGCCCATGCAACGGCCCGTGCCGGGTGAGGTGTCCAGCCTGTTCGGCCTGCGCAGGGTGTTCAACGGCGAACCGCGCGCGCTGCATCGCGGGCTGGACCTGCGCGGCGAGGCGGGCGAACCGGTGAAGGCGTGTGCGGCAGGGCGGGTGGTGCTGGCCGAGAATCATTATTTTGCGGGCAATTCCGTGTACATCGACCACGGTATGGGCGTCGTCAGCATGTATTTTCACCTGTCCGCCACGGACGTGGCCCCCGGCCAGATGGTGGCGCGGGGCCGGGTCATCGGCAAGGTGGGCAGCACGGGTCGGGTCACCGGGCCGCATCTGCATTTCGGCATGGCGGTGCTTGGCGACATGGTGGACCCTCAGGTATTGCTGGACCCTCAGATATCGTTGGAGAGGGCGCCCGCGAACGCGGGCGCGACCACAAGGGAGTAA
- a CDS encoding exodeoxyribonuclease VII small subunit produces the protein MEKAEAAVDYEAAMARLQEVVAALEAGDLPLERSVALYKEGLGLSRACRDRLRTARNEIRLFTEGGLTEFEGVGDDADAE, from the coding sequence GTGGAAAAGGCCGAGGCCGCAGTGGATTACGAAGCCGCCATGGCCCGCCTGCAAGAGGTGGTGGCCGCGCTGGAAGCGGGCGACCTGCCGCTGGAGCGCAGCGTGGCCCTGTACAAGGAAGGGCTGGGCCTGTCCCGCGCCTGCCGCGACAGGTTGCGCACGGCCCGCAACGAGATACGCCTGTTCACCGAAGGTGGCCTGACGGAATTCGAAGGGGTGGGGGACGATGCTGACGCCGAGTGA
- a CDS encoding polyprenyl synthetase family protein — protein MLTPSEIKARLRDAAAGVERYLAACLADRGIPARLRASMEYSLNAGGKRVRPVLCLTTAALFGLPAGRVMPFAAAIEMIHTYSLIHDDLPAMDDDDLRRGKPSNHKMFDEATAILAGDGLLTDAFDFMAGVGAGVGADAGACGEDAAIPAIPAANVLAALRVVARAAGAPGMVGGQALDMEYTGRTGVTLDEMAAMHAMKTGALLRASCLSGALLAGADADAQARIADYGAHIGAAFQIVDDILDEVGDEAEIGKPVGSDAEQGKTTYPSLLGVERSRALARERADAAIERLAPYTGPDADFLRSLASYIVDRAS, from the coding sequence ATGCTGACGCCGAGTGAAATCAAGGCCCGCCTGCGCGATGCCGCCGCCGGGGTGGAACGCTACCTGGCCGCGTGTCTGGCCGACCGGGGCATTCCCGCGCGGCTGCGCGCCTCCATGGAATACAGCCTGAACGCGGGCGGCAAACGGGTGCGCCCGGTGCTGTGCCTGACCACCGCCGCGCTGTTCGGCCTGCCAGCGGGGCGTGTGATGCCCTTTGCAGCCGCCATCGAGATGATCCACACCTATTCGCTCATCCACGACGACCTGCCCGCCATGGATGACGACGACCTGCGGCGCGGCAAGCCCTCGAACCACAAGATGTTCGACGAGGCCACGGCCATTCTGGCCGGTGACGGCCTGCTCACCGATGCCTTCGATTTCATGGCCGGTGTGGGGGCTGGTGTCGGGGCGGATGCGGGAGCCTGTGGCGAAGACGCCGCCATCCCCGCCATCCCCGCCGCCAACGTCCTCGCCGCCTTGCGCGTGGTGGCCCGCGCTGCCGGTGCCCCCGGCATGGTGGGCGGCCAGGCGCTGGACATGGAGTACACCGGTCGCACGGGCGTGACCCTGGACGAAATGGCCGCCATGCACGCCATGAAGACCGGGGCGCTGCTGCGCGCGTCGTGCCTGTCCGGCGCGCTGCTGGCGGGTGCCGACGCCGACGCGCAGGCCCGCATCGCCGACTACGGCGCGCACATTGGCGCGGCCTTCCAGATCGTGGACGACATTCTTGACGAAGTGGGCGACGAGGCGGAAATCGGCAAGCCCGTGGGCAGCGACGCGGAGCAGGGCAAGACCACCTATCCGTCGTTGCTGGGCGTGGAGCGCAGCCGCGCCCTGGCCCGCGAACGGGCCGACGCGGCCATCGAACGGCTGGCGCCCTACACAGGGCCGGACGCCGATTTCCTGCGCAGCCTGGCGAGCTATATCGTCGATCGCGCTTCCTGA